From the genome of Nitrospinaceae bacterium:
GTTTCTGGGGAGTAGAGGCGGCCTTCCGCAAGGTACCCGGAGTTGCATCGACGGCTGTCGGTTATTCTGGTGGCCACAATGAGAACCCGACATATAAAGAAGTGTGCACTGGCGGCACCGGGCATGCCGAGGTCGTCGAGATTGAGTTCGACCCGGCAGCCGTTTCTTATGAGACGCTTCTGGATGTTCTTTGGCAGATTCATGATCCGACGACAATGAACCGCCAGGGTCCTGATATGGGTACCCAGTACAGATCGGCAATTTACTATCACAGCACCGACCAGGAGGCCGCCGCAAAAGCCTCGGCGAAGGTGCTCGATGCTTCTGGGCGGCTGGATAACCCGGTTGTCACCGAAATTACGCCGGCCTCGGTTTTCTGGCGGGCCGAGGAATATCATCAGCAGTATTTTGAGAAGCAGGGGATTGTTCATTAGAAGGAGCTCCCATGCGATATGTTGGTAATGTTTTAGGGGCTGCGTTGCTCGTCGTTTTCCTCGCGGGGCCGCTTGTTGCCTCGGCGGAGCCGCCAAGCGGAACGCTTAAGCGCTTGAAAAGTGAGCATGCCTCTGAGCGTTATGAAGCGGCTTTGACCCTTGGCCAATTGGGTGAGATGAAGCATGCCCCTTTGCTCGCGGGGCGACTCAAGGACCGTGACGAGGTGGTTCGCGATGCGGCGTATGCCGGGCTGTGGAAAATTTGGATGCGCTCGGGGGACCCGGACATAGATATAATGATGAAGCGCGGGGTCGCCTTGATGAACTCGGATCAACCTGACAAGGCGGTCGCTGTTTTCTCTGAAATGATCCGCTTGAAGCCAGCCTATGCCGAGGGTTGGAACAAGCGGGCGACGGCTCTCTATATGGCCAAGCGCTTCCATGACTCCATTGCCGATTGCCTAAAAGTGCTTGCGCTTAATCCGCATCATTTTGGCGCCGCCTCGGGAATGGGAATGAACTACCTTGGCCTCGATAATTTCGAGGGGGCGCTCGATGCCTTCAAGCAAACTCTCAAAATAATACCCTACTCAAAGAGCACGGCTCGCTATATTGAAATGCTCGAATCGGCGCTGGCGGGCAAGCGAAAAAAAATTTAGGCCGGATATTTCCTTTAAAATCAGGAAATTAAGAGTTTTTGGTCTTTTTCTTCTCCGGATCCCTGTAATATATGGGTTTTTAAGGCTTTGATTTGTTGACACCTCTGGAAGTCGTGATTAAAGTAAGGCCGTTGAGAGTGGCATTAGAGCCGGTTTATTAATAAAGAGAGTTCGATCTCACTGAGGTCTGGTTGTGCCTGAGGCTTATATACCAATTTTGATTCTTCTTGCCCTTGCGGCTGGATTTTCCGCCGTTAGTCTGGGTGTTTCCTTCTTTTTGGGCAAACAGCGGCCCACCTCCGAAAAAAACATGGCCTATGAGTGCGGAATTGTCCCCGAGACAAGCGCCCGGGGGCGTTTTTCGGTTAAGTTTTTCTTGGTGGCCATGCTTTTCATCGTATTCGATGTTGAGACGATATTCCTGTTTCCCTGGGCGGTGGTGTTCCGCGAAATGCCTAGCTACGCCTTTGTCGCCATACTGCCGTTCATGCTCCTCTTGGTGGCCAGCCTGATTTATGAATGGAAGCGAGGAGCCCTCGAATGGGACTAGAAGAAAAACTTGAAGGCCAGGTTGTTCTTGGTCGCGCCACCGACGTAATTAAGTGGGCGCGAAAAAATAGTCTCTGGCCCGCGCTGTTCGGCCTTGCCTGTTGTGCCATCGAGATGATGTCGGCCTCGGCGAGCAAATACGACATAGCGCGTTTTGGCGCCGAGGTGTTTCGCGCCTCGCCAAGACAGGCGGATCTGATGATAGTTGCGGGCCGGGTCTCCCGGAAGATGGCGCCCGTTCTTCGCCAGATCTATGACCAGATGCCCGAGCCCAAGTGGGTGATTTCGATGGGCGCCTGCGCCTCGACCGGAGGGGTTTTCAATAATTATGCTTTAGTCCAGGGCGTGGACGAGGTGGTCCCGGTGGATATTTACGTGCCCGGTTGCCCGCCGCGCCCTGAAACGCTGATTGATGGCATTCTCAAGCTCCAAAAGAAGATCGAAGCCGGGGCCCTATACGAGGATCGAAGCAAAACGCTTTCCGCCTAATTGCGGGATTTCACTGACCGCACGGAAAGTTTTTTTTGGGCTGAGGCTTGTACCATTTTTCACAAGCTTGGGCGGGCCGCTTTGGCCCCGAAGGAGAAGTTCGAATCATGGTGGATGAGACCGGGGAGGCTCCGGCGGCCGAGGAAGAAAAGCCAGAGGAACTCGACGAGGACGTACGGGCCTTGAGGGACAAGCTGGGCGCTGATGTGTTGTCGGTTAGGCTTCACCGAGGCCAGCTCGCCGTGGAGATTGCCCCTGCCTCTCTAGTGGCGGCGGCTAGCTTTCTCCGGGATTCGCGGGGTTTCAAGATGCTGAGCTTTCTCGCCGGGGTGGATTGTCTGGAGCTGCCGGTATCCTATCGGTTCAAGGTGACCTACTCCCTTCTCGATTTGGATCGCGCCAAGCGGATACGCCTTGAGGTTCCCTGCGGGGATGATCTGGCGCCGAGTCTGCCGAGCGTGGCTGGGGTGTGGCCCACCGCTGCGCCCCATGAGTGCGAGGCTTTTGATCTAGTCGGTATCGACTTTGAGGGAAACGAGAATCTTGAGCGAATACTCACGCCAGAGGGTTTCGAGGGGTATCCCCACAGAAAAGATTTTGACATCTCGGCAGAGCCCGTGGCGTTTTCGTTCAGAAGCACTCCCGAGGGTAAACCGAAGGCAGTGGAGTAGCCGCCCGTCGGGCGCGCACTCCTGCAGGAGATAGTGATGAGCACCGAGGTCGAACGGGCCGATTGGCAAGACGACGATCTGCTCGGTCCCATACGCACCGAGACTATGACCCTCAACATGGGGCCGCAGCATCCCAGCACCCATGGTGTGCTGCGCATGGTGCTCGACCTTGAGGGTGAAACGGTTAAGGGTTGCCGGCCGGTTATCGGTTATCTCCATACGGGTATTGAGAAGTCCATGGAGGAGCGGACCTATAACAAGGCCCTCCCCATGACCGACCGGATGGATTATCTCGCCCCCATGTCGAACAACCTGGGCTACGTCCTTGCGGTCGAAAAACTCCTTGGCATGGAAATTCCCCCGCGCTGTCAGTATTTGAGGGTGCTCCTGGCCGAGATGACGCGGATACAGAGCCATCTCGTCTGGCTGGGCACCCACGCACTCGACCTCGGGGCGATGACGGTTTTTCTTTATTGCTTCAGGGAGCGCGAGGCGATTATTAAGATTTTTGAGAAGGTCGCGGGCGTGCGGATGATGACAAGCTATTTCCGCGTCGGGGGAGTATCGAGAGAGCCCTACCCGGAATTTTACGATGATTGCCGAAAATTTTTCGACGATTTTCCATCAAAGGTGGACGACTACGAAGAGCTTCTTACGGACAATCCAATTTTCCGAGGCCGCACGCGAGGAGTCGGTGCGATATCGGCGGACAAGGCCATCGCCCTGGGCGTGACGGGGCCGCTGCTTCGTGCCTGCGGGATAGACTACGACATTCGCAAGAAAGAGCCCTATCTCGTCTACGATAAAATGAATTTCAATGTGCCCCTTGGCGAGTCTGGCGATATCTATGACCGCTATCTTGTGCGCATGGCAGAGCTTCGTGAGTCGCAAAATATCGCTGTTCAGGCGCTAGAGGGTATGCCCGAAGGATCGCTCATGGCGGACGATCCCAAGGTTGTGCCGCCGCCCAAAGAGCAGCTTGGGCATGACATGGAAGCGCTTATTCACCATTTCAAGATTTTCACCGAGGGCTATCAGGTCCCGGCGGGCGAGGTATATCAGGCCATCGAGTCGCCGCGCGGCGAGCTGGGCTACTACATCATCAGCGACGGCAGCCCGAGCCCTTACAAGGTGAAGGTGCGCGCTCCGAGTTTTTCGAATCTTTTTTCGATGGCAGAAATGGTTAAGGGCGGAATGTTCGGCGATGTAGTGGCCGCGCTGGGAAGCGTAGATATCGTTTTGGGAGAAATCGACCGCTAGGCGCGGTTGGTGTTTCGGGAGAGATAAATTGTCGGTAGACAGATTTCCGCATTCCCCGAAAGAGGAAAAGTTCGAGTTCGAGCCCGAGGTTCGTGCCGAGCTTGATCGAATAATCACAAAATATCCGGTCAAACGCTCGGCGCTGCTGCCAGCGCTCAAGCTTGGGCAAAAGCAAAATGGTTTTATCTCAAGTGCCGTGATGCAGCATCTGGCAGAGATATTCGAAATCTCGTCGATGGAAGTCTGGGGTGTGGTGACTTTTTACAGCATGTTCAAGACCCATCCCCTGGGCGAGTTTCATTTTCAGTTGTGCAATAACCTTTCGTGCACGCTGATGGGCTCGGGCGCTCTGTTGAAGGCCATCGAGGCGCGGCTGGGCATTAAAGCAGGCGAGAGACGCGAGGACGGAAAGTTTTCAATCGAGAAGGTGGAGTGCCTGGGTGCATGTGGCGGCGCGCCTTGTGTTCAGATTAACGAGGATTATTTTGAGCGTGCAACTCCCGAGATGATTGAGGAAATCGTCTCGGCGCTTGAGAAGGGCGAGTACGTTGCTCCCGTCGGGGCCGATGAGGTGGCGCCGCCGAGGGCGGGCGCCGAGGTCGCGAAAATTGAAGATTAGGGAAAGGCTGCAAAGATGAATCAGCGTTTGGACGCTCTGGTCGAGGAGAAGATTGTTTCGGCGCGCTTTGGCAATTCCGAGGCGCCGAGCATCGAGGGGTACGAAACCTCGGGTGGCTACGAGGCTATCCGGAAAATTCTCGGCAAGACCGATCCCAAGGATGTTACTGATATCGTTAAAGCCTCGGGCCTGCGCGGGCGCGGCGGCGCGGGATTCCCCTGCGGTCTAAAGTGGAGTTTCATTCCCGACGTGGAAGGGCCCAAGTACCTCACTGTCAACGGCGATGAGGGCGAGCCGGGCACCTTTAAAGACAGGGAACTCATGCTTCGCGATCCGCACCAGCTGATCGAGGGCATTATTATTGCCTGCTATGCCGTGGGCATTGAGAAGGCCTACATCTATATCCGGGGAGAATTTGCCGCCCCCGGTCGCGCTGTCGATAAGGCGCTTGCCGAGGCCTACGAGCGCGGCTATGTCGGCGAAAATATTTTGGGCAGCGGTTTTTCCTGCGACATCTACACCCACATGGGCGCCGGGGCCTACATATGCGGAGAGGAAACGGGGCTGATCGAATCGCTTGAGGGTAAACGCGGGCATCCGCGGCTCAAGCCGCCATTCCCGGCCATCGTGGGTGTCTACGGGCGCCCCACCGTGGTGAACAACGTCGAGACGCTCTCGAATCTTCCCCACATTATTAATAAGGGAGCCGAGTGGTTCGCCGGAATCGGCATCGATGAGAGAAACACCGGCACCCGGATGTATTGCGTCTCGGGCCATGTCGAGAAACCAGGGCTTTACGAGTTGCCGCTCGGTTTAACGCTTGAGGAAGTCATTTTTGAGCACTGCGGCGGGATGCGTGATGGCAAGGCGCTCAAGGCCGTGATTCCCGGTGGCGCGAGCGCGCCGGTCCTAACCGCCAAGGAAATTCTCGAAGATAAAATTCGGATGGATTTCGATGCGCTGGCCAAGGCTGGAAGCATGGGTGGCAGCGGCGGGGTGATCGTCATGGATGAGACAACCTGCATGGTTCAGGCCGCGCAACGGCTGGCGCTTTTCTATGAGCATGAATCTTGCGGCCAGTGTTCGGTCTGCCGTGAGGGTACGGGCTGGGTGGCCGGTATCCTCTCGCGCATCGAGGCGGGCAAGGGCGTTCCGGACGATATGTCTACGCTTGGCTCTATTGATACCAGTATGCGGGGCAACACCATCTGTGTTCTTTCGGACGCCTGCGCGATGATGTTTGGCGCGTTCGTGAAGAAATTTAAAAGTGAGTTCGAGGCGCACATCGAAGGCGGGCGATGCCCGCATGGGAGTCCCTACCCCGCCTGATCGCGGTGTAGGGCTTAGAGGCGAAAGCGATGCCTGATACAGAATTTAAGTTCACCCTAAACGGGAAAGAGGTTGCCGCACGCAAGGGCGAGAGCGTCCTCGGCGCCGCTTTGCGCGAGGGGCTGCACATACCGCATTTTTGCTACCACAAGAATCTCTCGGTAGTGGGTCAGTGCCGTGCCTGCCTGGTCGAGGTCGTGGACGCCGGGAACGGCAAGCCGATTCCTAAGCTTCAGCCTTCGTGCGCTATGCCGGCGGCCGAGGGCATGGTGGTCGAGACTGCGAACGCGCGGGTGAAAGAGGCACAAGAAAGTGTTTTCGAGTTTTTGCTCAAGAATCACCCGCTCGATTGTCCTGTGTGCGATCAAGGCGGCGAGTGCCCGCTTCAGGATCAAACCCTGGGCTACGCCAAGGCGGTCAGCCGGACACACGAGCTTCGACGTATCTATCCCAAAAATGAAATCAGCCCCTTCATCAAACCCGAGATGAACCGGTGTGTGCATTGCACGCGCTGCATTCGCTTCACTTCGGAAATCGATGGCGGCAGTGAGTTCGGCTGGGCCAACAGGGGCGACCGAACCGAGGTCGGTGTGTTCGCGGACCTTCCACTGACGAGCATCGTTTCGGGCAACGTAATAGATATCTGCCCGGTAGGGGCGCTCACCGACAACAAGTACCGCTTCACGGCCCGCGTCTGGGAGATGAAAGAAGTCGAGGGGCCCTGCACATTATGCAGTGTGGGTTGCCAGCAGAAGGTCTGGAACCGGGAAGGGGAGCTCAAGCGGGTCACCGCTGGCGATAACCCGGAGGTGAACGATACCTGGATTTGCGACGTAGGCCGCTGGGGCTGGAGCGGCGTCCAGAACGAGAGCCGGATCAAGAGCCCGATGATTAGAGAAAACGGTGAGCTTCGCCCCGCGAGTTGGGAGGAGGCGCAAGGTCTCATCGCCCGGCGTTTTTCGGCGATTCGAACCGAGAGCGGCGGGGCGGCACTCGCTGGTCTAGGCGGCGGACGATCAACGAACGAGACAGCCTTTCAGTTTGGGGCGCTGTTCAGAACGGTTCTTGAAAGTGCCAATATCGATTGTCGAATTAACCCGAGGGACATGCGCCAGACAGAAGCGCAGCGTGCCGGGCTCGGTGCGGTGGGCGGGCATGGCTCGCTGACGGGTCTTGCCAGCGCTAAATCGATATTGCTCATTGGCAGCGACCCTTTTGAGGAGCATCCGGTGCTGGCTCTCAGGGCGCGCGCCGCGCACAGCGCGGGGGGGAGCATCGTCAGTGTCCATCCGCGGAGAATCGATCTGCGTGTTCTGGGGCGAATCCATCATTTGACCCCGATACCGGGCGAGGAGGCGCGAGCGCTTTCTGCTTTGGCCCGGTTGCTTCTTGATGCCGGTGCCTCGCCCAAGGGTGGTGGCGCGGATGCCGCCAGAGGCGGATTGGCCGGGCTCGACGTTGATGCGCTTTGCCGCGAGTCGGCGCTCGATACAACCGATCTGGCTGACGCCGCTGGGGCGCTTCGCCCGGATGAGGGCGGGGTATGCGTGGTGGTGGGACCGGGGCTCAAAGATGAGGCGGCGATTACCGAGGCCGTGAATATTGCTCTGATGCTTGATGCGGAAATTCTATTTGCCTCGGGTGCGGCGAATCTCCAGGGGGCGCTCGACATGGGTCTTCACCCGGCGCTTTTGCCGGGCTCTCGGTCAGTGGATGAGGCCTCAGCGCAAAGTGCTTGCGCAGAAGTTTGGGGCGGGGAGGCACTGGGGACAGGTGGCCAGGGCGCAGACGACATTCTCGCTGGCGCGGCCGAGAAAAAAATTCGCGGGCTATATTTACTTGAATGTGATCCCGTGGCCGAGCACTCTGAGGGGGCGCTGGCCCGCCGGGCGCTTGAGGGAGCCGAATTTGTTGTTGTCCACGCCTCGCACCGGGGCGCAAGTGTGGAATACGCCGATGTGGTTCTCCCGGCACTAACTCTTTATGAAGAAGAGGGCACCGTAACGAACATCGAGCGGCGCGCTCAGCGCCTCAGGCGAGCCGTTAAACCGCAGGGCTCAGGGAGCAAGGAGGCCTGGCGGGTGTTAAGTGAAATCGCCCGGCTGCTTGAGCACCCCTTAAAAGCGAATGACCTGGCAGGTATTCAAGCTCAGATTCGCCTGCTTGCCGAAGAATATGCCCCGGCCTTTGGAAAAGCGCCCGAGGCGGGTGTCCTTTTGAGCCGCGAGCGCAAAGGCAATTCACAGCCGGTGGCGCATGAGCCGACGAACCCACCGCCTGCGGGGCTCCAGATGATTCTGGCCCCTGCGCTTTGGCTCTCAGGTTCGCTAATCGCATCGGCGGATCATCTCTCAGGTATGCCTGAGGCGGCCCTGCGTATTTCGCCCACCGATGCAGAAAGATTGGGTGTTAGCGACGGCGCGGCGGTTAGTTTCGAAGTTGGCGGGAAAAGCGTTGCTCTGCCAGTGCAGGTGGACCCCACCATTCCGGTTGGCGTCGCGCAGGCGCCCGAAGGGTATTTGGCCGCGCTCGAGGGTGCGGTGCTCAACCTTGGCGGCGATGAGGGAGCGGGCACTGTTATTCAGGTCTCGATTGCGGAGGCGGTGAGGGCGTAATGGCCGAACTTCTTATTGTCATCATCAAAATTGCGGTCGCGTTCGTGTCGCTGCTCTTGCTCGCGGCCTATATGACCTGGATGGAGCGACGCGTATTTGCGCTGGTCCAGGTCCGATATGGACCGAACCGGGTTGGGCCCGCCGGGCTCCTCCAGCCCATCGCCGACGGAATTAAGCTGATGTTCAAGGAGACGGTGATCCCGAGCCAGGCCGATAAGTTCGTCTACTTCCTCGCGCCAGCCATCACGCTTATTCCGGCGATGGCCGCCTTTGCGGTGGTGCCATTCGGCGACACGGTTACGCTATTCGGCCTAAAAGTCGACATGATCATCTCCGACGTGAACGTCGGCATTCTTTATGTATTCGCGTTGAGCGGGCTTGGTGTGTACGGCGTGGTGCTCGGCGCATGGGCCTCGAACAGTAAATATCCTTTGCTTGGCGGTCTTCGCGCCTCGGCGCAGCTCATCAGCTACGAGCTCTCGCTTGGAATGAGTCTGCTCGGGGTGGTGATGATTTCGGGCTCGCTCAGCCTCAAGGATATCGTCGCGGGCCAGGCTGGCCTCCCCTATATCTTTCTTCAGCCGGTGGGATTCCTTCTGTTCGTGATCTGCATGTTTGCCGAGACAAACCGGGCGCCGTTCGATTTGTCCGAGGCCGAGAGCGAATTGACGGGCGGTTTTCACACGGAATATTCGAGCATGAATTTTGCGGTCTATTTCCTGGCCGAGTACTGCAACATGATTACCCTCTCAGCCGTTGGAGCAACATTTTTCCTCGGTGGCTGGCGGGGTCCCATTTTGCCGCCGGTGGTCTGGTTCTTGATCAAAATAATCGCGTTCATGTTCTTTTTTATGTGGCTGAGGGCATCGTCGCCGCGCCTTCGCTACGATCAGTTGATGGCGTTTGGCTGGAAGGTGCTGCTTCCGCTATCGATTGCGAATGTTGTGGTGACGGCGGCGGTGATGGCTTTGATGGATTCCTGATGCGCAGGCAGGGACTATGTGCCCTCGATGTGTGTCAGTTTAAGGAGGTGCCATGTTAGGCGAAATTGTTCGCGGTCTGTGGGTGACGATAAAGCACTCGCTGAAAAACCGGGAAACGGTGTTGTACCCGGATGTGAAGGAAGAGCTTCCGCCTCGCTACCGTGGATTGCACAAACTTCTGCTGTGGGAGGATGGTACCGAGCGTTGTGTGGGCTGCAAGTTATGTGCGGCGGCTTGCCCGGTTGACTGCATTTTCGTTGAGTCTGAGGAAAACAATCCGGCGAGCCCGGTGTCTAAAGGCGAGCGGTACGCGAAGGTGTACGAGATTAACGAGCTCAGATGCATCTTCTGTGGCTATTGCGAGGAGGCCTGCCCGGTGGGGGCCGTTGTTCTCGGTAACGAATATGAGTTTTGTGCGGATGAGCGCGAAAAGTTTATTTACGGGAAAGGCGATTTGCTCGTGAAGCGGCCCGATGAGGTGCCTGAGCTTCAAAAGCGCTACGACGAGCGAAAGCT
Proteins encoded in this window:
- a CDS encoding NADH-quinone oxidoreductase subunit A; the protein is MPEAYIPILILLALAAGFSAVSLGVSFFLGKQRPTSEKNMAYECGIVPETSARGRFSVKFFLVAMLFIVFDVETIFLFPWAVVFREMPSYAFVAILPFMLLLVASLIYEWKRGALEWD
- the nuoF gene encoding NADH-quinone oxidoreductase subunit NuoF; its protein translation is MNQRLDALVEEKIVSARFGNSEAPSIEGYETSGGYEAIRKILGKTDPKDVTDIVKASGLRGRGGAGFPCGLKWSFIPDVEGPKYLTVNGDEGEPGTFKDRELMLRDPHQLIEGIIIACYAVGIEKAYIYIRGEFAAPGRAVDKALAEAYERGYVGENILGSGFSCDIYTHMGAGAYICGEETGLIESLEGKRGHPRLKPPFPAIVGVYGRPTVVNNVETLSNLPHIINKGAEWFAGIGIDERNTGTRMYCVSGHVEKPGLYELPLGLTLEEVIFEHCGGMRDGKALKAVIPGGASAPVLTAKEILEDKIRMDFDALAKAGSMGGSGGVIVMDETTCMVQAAQRLALFYEHESCGQCSVCREGTGWVAGILSRIEAGKGVPDDMSTLGSIDTSMRGNTICVLSDACAMMFGAFVKKFKSEFEAHIEGGRCPHGSPYPA
- a CDS encoding NAD(P)H-dependent oxidoreductase subunit E, encoding MSVDRFPHSPKEEKFEFEPEVRAELDRIITKYPVKRSALLPALKLGQKQNGFISSAVMQHLAEIFEISSMEVWGVVTFYSMFKTHPLGEFHFQLCNNLSCTLMGSGALLKAIEARLGIKAGERREDGKFSIEKVECLGACGGAPCVQINEDYFERATPEMIEEIVSALEKGEYVAPVGADEVAPPRAGAEVAKIED
- the msrA gene encoding peptide-methionine (S)-S-oxide reductase MsrA → MEKAMFGAGCFWGVEAAFRKVPGVASTAVGYSGGHNENPTYKEVCTGGTGHAEVVEIEFDPAAVSYETLLDVLWQIHDPTTMNRQGPDMGTQYRSAIYYHSTDQEAAAKASAKVLDASGRLDNPVVTEITPASVFWRAEEYHQQYFEKQGIVH
- a CDS encoding NADH-quinone oxidoreductase subunit B, with the protein product MGLEEKLEGQVVLGRATDVIKWARKNSLWPALFGLACCAIEMMSASASKYDIARFGAEVFRASPRQADLMIVAGRVSRKMAPVLRQIYDQMPEPKWVISMGACASTGGVFNNYALVQGVDEVVPVDIYVPGCPPRPETLIDGILKLQKKIEAGALYEDRSKTLSA
- a CDS encoding NADH-quinone oxidoreductase subunit C produces the protein MVDETGEAPAAEEEKPEELDEDVRALRDKLGADVLSVRLHRGQLAVEIAPASLVAAASFLRDSRGFKMLSFLAGVDCLELPVSYRFKVTYSLLDLDRAKRIRLEVPCGDDLAPSLPSVAGVWPTAAPHECEAFDLVGIDFEGNENLERILTPEGFEGYPHRKDFDISAEPVAFSFRSTPEGKPKAVE
- a CDS encoding NADH-quinone oxidoreductase subunit I translates to MLGEIVRGLWVTIKHSLKNRETVLYPDVKEELPPRYRGLHKLLLWEDGTERCVGCKLCAAACPVDCIFVESEENNPASPVSKGERYAKVYEINELRCIFCGYCEEACPVGAVVLGNEYEFCADEREKFIYGKGDLLVKRPDEVPELQKRYDERKLLTYV
- the nuoH gene encoding NADH-quinone oxidoreductase subunit NuoH, with product MAELLIVIIKIAVAFVSLLLLAAYMTWMERRVFALVQVRYGPNRVGPAGLLQPIADGIKLMFKETVIPSQADKFVYFLAPAITLIPAMAAFAVVPFGDTVTLFGLKVDMIISDVNVGILYVFALSGLGVYGVVLGAWASNSKYPLLGGLRASAQLISYELSLGMSLLGVVMISGSLSLKDIVAGQAGLPYIFLQPVGFLLFVICMFAETNRAPFDLSEAESELTGGFHTEYSSMNFAVYFLAEYCNMITLSAVGATFFLGGWRGPILPPVVWFLIKIIAFMFFFMWLRASSPRLRYDQLMAFGWKVLLPLSIANVVVTAAVMALMDS
- the nuoG gene encoding NADH-quinone oxidoreductase subunit NuoG; the encoded protein is MPDTEFKFTLNGKEVAARKGESVLGAALREGLHIPHFCYHKNLSVVGQCRACLVEVVDAGNGKPIPKLQPSCAMPAAEGMVVETANARVKEAQESVFEFLLKNHPLDCPVCDQGGECPLQDQTLGYAKAVSRTHELRRIYPKNEISPFIKPEMNRCVHCTRCIRFTSEIDGGSEFGWANRGDRTEVGVFADLPLTSIVSGNVIDICPVGALTDNKYRFTARVWEMKEVEGPCTLCSVGCQQKVWNREGELKRVTAGDNPEVNDTWICDVGRWGWSGVQNESRIKSPMIRENGELRPASWEEAQGLIARRFSAIRTESGGAALAGLGGGRSTNETAFQFGALFRTVLESANIDCRINPRDMRQTEAQRAGLGAVGGHGSLTGLASAKSILLIGSDPFEEHPVLALRARAAHSAGGSIVSVHPRRIDLRVLGRIHHLTPIPGEEARALSALARLLLDAGASPKGGGADAARGGLAGLDVDALCRESALDTTDLADAAGALRPDEGGVCVVVGPGLKDEAAITEAVNIALMLDAEILFASGAANLQGALDMGLHPALLPGSRSVDEASAQSACAEVWGGEALGTGGQGADDILAGAAEKKIRGLYLLECDPVAEHSEGALARRALEGAEFVVVHASHRGASVEYADVVLPALTLYEEEGTVTNIERRAQRLRRAVKPQGSGSKEAWRVLSEIARLLEHPLKANDLAGIQAQIRLLAEEYAPAFGKAPEAGVLLSRERKGNSQPVAHEPTNPPPAGLQMILAPALWLSGSLIASADHLSGMPEAALRISPTDAERLGVSDGAAVSFEVGGKSVALPVQVDPTIPVGVAQAPEGYLAALEGAVLNLGGDEGAGTVIQVSIAEAVRA
- a CDS encoding NADH-quinone oxidoreductase subunit D; translation: MSTEVERADWQDDDLLGPIRTETMTLNMGPQHPSTHGVLRMVLDLEGETVKGCRPVIGYLHTGIEKSMEERTYNKALPMTDRMDYLAPMSNNLGYVLAVEKLLGMEIPPRCQYLRVLLAEMTRIQSHLVWLGTHALDLGAMTVFLYCFREREAIIKIFEKVAGVRMMTSYFRVGGVSREPYPEFYDDCRKFFDDFPSKVDDYEELLTDNPIFRGRTRGVGAISADKAIALGVTGPLLRACGIDYDIRKKEPYLVYDKMNFNVPLGESGDIYDRYLVRMAELRESQNIAVQALEGMPEGSLMADDPKVVPPPKEQLGHDMEALIHHFKIFTEGYQVPAGEVYQAIESPRGELGYYIISDGSPSPYKVKVRAPSFSNLFSMAEMVKGGMFGDVVAALGSVDIVLGEIDR